The following are encoded in a window of Effusibacillus lacus genomic DNA:
- the cas4 gene encoding CRISPR-associated protein Cas4 has translation MEKFHVTGTLVWYYHICPREAWFMARQIVPDEDDPNIDYGRFLQEKVYQREKKEITIGHLKLDIMKSNSGKLVIGEIKKSSASKESARMQLLFYLYELKQMGIEAVGELLFPEERRKEKIELDQQAIEEVESLKKKIMEVVNQVFPPPAKKVRWCRNCAYNEMCWA, from the coding sequence ATGGAAAAATTTCATGTAACAGGCACGCTTGTCTGGTACTATCACATTTGCCCGCGGGAAGCATGGTTCATGGCGCGTCAGATTGTCCCGGATGAGGATGATCCTAACATCGACTACGGTCGTTTTCTTCAGGAAAAAGTGTATCAACGGGAGAAAAAAGAAATCACCATCGGACATTTGAAACTGGATATCATGAAGTCAAATAGCGGGAAGTTGGTGATAGGAGAAATCAAGAAAAGCTCAGCTTCCAAAGAGAGTGCTCGGATGCAATTGCTCTTCTATCTTTATGAACTGAAACAGATGGGGATTGAAGCGGTTGGGGAACTTCTGTTTCCGGAAGAACGAAGAAAAGAGAAAATCGAGCTTGATCAGCAAGCGATAGAGGAAGTGGAAAGTCTCAAGAAAAAAATCATGGAAGTGGTAAACCAGGTCTTTCCACCTCCGGCGAAAAAGGTGCGTTGGTGTCGAAACTGTGCCTACAATGAAATGTGTTGGGCATAG
- the cas1b gene encoding type I-B CRISPR-associated endonuclease Cas1b: MKKSIYIFSTGTISRKDNTLCFETDEGKKYIPVEDTKEIFLFGEVDFNKRLLEFLAQKEILLHLYNHYGYYTGSFYPREHLNSGYMILHQAKAYLDEVVRMQIARSFVSGALQNMNQVLRYYENRGLPLGDIREGILALGEGVPDCQTVEQLMAVEGNCREKYYQSFDRIIDEKNFVFEGRSRRPPLNRLNALISFGNSILYTVVLSEIYKTHLDPRIGFLHATNFRRFSLNLDIAEIFKPILVDRVIFTLLSKKMITAKDFEKKMEGIILNEKGRRTFLQELEKRLTTTVQHRDLNRTVSYRTLIRMEAYKLQKHLIGEKEYKPFVSRW; this comes from the coding sequence ATGAAAAAAAGCATCTATATTTTCAGCACTGGCACAATCTCCCGTAAGGACAATACGTTGTGCTTCGAAACCGATGAAGGGAAAAAGTATATTCCGGTCGAGGATACAAAGGAAATTTTCCTGTTCGGTGAGGTAGATTTTAACAAGCGGTTGCTGGAATTTTTGGCACAAAAGGAAATTCTTTTGCATTTGTACAACCATTACGGATACTACACGGGGAGTTTTTATCCTCGGGAGCACCTGAATTCGGGTTACATGATTTTACATCAGGCAAAGGCGTATCTGGATGAAGTGGTTCGAATGCAAATTGCCAGAAGTTTTGTTTCCGGTGCCCTGCAAAATATGAATCAGGTTTTGCGGTACTATGAAAACCGTGGCCTCCCTCTTGGTGACATTCGGGAAGGCATACTGGCTTTGGGAGAAGGAGTACCGGATTGTCAAACGGTTGAACAGTTGATGGCGGTCGAGGGGAATTGCCGTGAAAAGTATTACCAAAGTTTTGACCGGATTATCGATGAAAAGAATTTTGTGTTTGAAGGCCGTTCACGCAGACCCCCCTTAAACCGGCTGAATGCATTGATTAGTTTTGGAAATTCCATTTTATATACGGTAGTGCTCAGCGAAATTTACAAAACGCACCTGGATCCACGAATTGGATTTTTACATGCAACAAATTTCCGGAGGTTTTCCCTGAATCTTGATATAGCGGAAATCTTTAAACCCATTCTTGTGGATCGGGTAATTTTTACATTATTGAGTAAAAAGATGATCACTGCCAAAGATTTCGAAAAGAAAATGGAAGGTATTATATTGAACGAAAAAGGCCGAAGGACTTTTTTGCAAGAACTTGAAAAGCGCCTTACGACCACCGTACAACACCGAGATTTGAATCGGACAGTATCCTACCGAACGCTGATTCGCATGGAAGCTTACAAGCTCCAGAAACATTTGATCGGGGAAAAAGAATACAAGCCTTTCGTATCACGTTGGTAA
- the cas2 gene encoding CRISPR-associated endonuclease Cas2, with protein sequence MFVILVYDVNVKRVGRVLKTARKYLTWVQNSVLEGDISETNYKKLKTELLRIMKQDEDSFVFYTFQTQNYSKREEYGLKKGGEEQFL encoded by the coding sequence ATGTTCGTAATCCTAGTGTATGACGTTAATGTCAAACGGGTTGGCCGCGTGTTAAAAACGGCCCGCAAATATTTGACCTGGGTGCAGAATTCCGTGTTGGAAGGGGATATCAGCGAAACAAATTACAAAAAGCTAAAAACGGAACTGTTACGGATCATGAAACAAGACGAGGATTCGTTTGTTTTCTATACCTTTCAGACTCAAAATTATTCCAAAAGGGAAGAATACGGCCTGAAGAAAGGGGGAGAGGAACAGTTTTTGTAA